The proteins below come from a single Oncorhynchus keta strain PuntledgeMale-10-30-2019 chromosome 1, Oket_V2, whole genome shotgun sequence genomic window:
- the LOC127908592 gene encoding uncharacterized protein LOC127908592: MAFGISLGIVFLCSLFAEHSSFTWAPRDAQRLRGYGFSGSSRMEVEQRQTGGSYPQDQFRPASHTSGSVQSEATYRGTGYNTLGGFAPSSLQPAPRGSGSIPSSFTSAQTKGKRTRAKNTDIRLSGSIASGSSVTHNKHQTKASRTYGQSVTDPSALRPVSSWEVKRIQANTLRTVQPHSGSSGLVQNPDVVFNVQSRTASNLKPSTPNYGSTQSEFKFSTSRQPNQGLVQTLSRGAPSLYGQTATHTTSLTHYVQDLKQGSSFPSLAFKGPMEISARSISTPDREVPSSGSSQTSFRPGPLSFGSTEGGSATKSYKPSFSQDVMQYQSNSASRSVSTSNQYAQTSGQRIDGASTSSRGMPTSSLASRSSLFTPALQLVETPMAPTSLALTLVQHQAKACLPLTKVEGVQHTARISLQNLPKGSTDKCLLSGGATGPAMLPVVGQSPASSVLPRLPVQHSSRMLLPQPRSQVALNLSPVNAICSMQ; encoded by the exons ATGGCTTTTGGAATTAGTTTGGG GATTGTGTTCCTTTGCTCATTGTTTGCAGAACACTCAAGTTTTACATGGGCTCCACGTG ATGCCCAGAGATTAAGAGGCTATGGGTTTTCTGGCTCTTCCAGAATGGAAGTTGAGCAGAGGCAAACAGGTGGCAGCTATCCCCAGGATCAATTCAGACCAGCCTCTCACACTTCTGGTTCGGTCCAGAGTGAAGCTACTTACCGCGGGACTGGATACAACACACTCGGAGGCTTTGCTCCAAGCTCCCTCCAGCCAGCCCCAAGGGGCTCTGGATCTATCCCCAGCAGCTTTACCTCCGCCCAGACAAAGGGTAAGAGGACCCGTGCCAAGAATACTGACATTAGACTCTCTGGTTCTATAGCCAGTGGATCCTCTGTCACCCACAACAAGCATCAAACCAAGGCCAGTAGAACCTATGGTCAAAGTGTCACTGACCCCAGTGCATTAAGGCCAGTTTCAAGTTGGGAGGTAAAGAGAATCCAGGCCAACACTCTTCGTACTGTACAGCCTCACTCCGGCAGCTCTGGACTAGTCCAGAATCCTGATGTTGTGTTTAATGTCCAGAGTAGAACTGCCTCTAACCTGAAACCATCTACTCCTAACTATGGCTCTACCCAGAGTGAATTCAAGTTCTCCACCTCCAGACAACCCAACCAAGGCCTTGTCCAGACTCTGAGTAGAGGAGCCCCCAGCCTCTATGGTCAAACTGCCACCCACACCACCTCCCTCACCCACTATgtccaggacctgaagcaagggaGCAGCTTCCCTTCCCTGGCTTTCAAGGGACCAATGGAGATCTCTGCCCGGTCAATTTCCACTCCTGACCGTGAAGTTCCCTCAAGTGGTTCTTCACAAACTTCATTTAGACCAGGTCCTCTGAGTTTTGGTTCTACTGAAGGTGGTAGTGCAACAAAAAGCTACAAACCTAGCTTCTCCCAAGATGTCATGCAATACCAGAGCAACTCTGCCAGTAGAAGTGTTTCAACTTCCAATCAATATGCCCAAACCTCTGGCCAGAGAATAGATGGAGCCTCTACCTCAAGTCGCGGCATGCCTACTTCTAGCCTGGCCTCTCGCTCCAGTCTTTTCACCCCAGCTCTACAGCTCGTGGAAACTCCTATGGCGCCTACAAGCCTGGCTCTGACCTTGGTGCAACACCAAGCCAAAGCCTGTTTACCTCTAACCAAGGTGGAAGGGGTTCAACATACAGCCAGAATCTCCTTGCAAAACCTGCCCAAGGGAAGTACGGACAAATGTCTGCTCAGTGGGGGAGCTACAGGCCCAGCTATGCTGCCAGTAGTGGGCCAGTCTCCAGCCTCTTCAGTTCTACCCAGGCTGCCAGTTCAACATTCATCCAGAATGCTCCTGCCACAGCCCAGAAGCCAAGTGGCTCTAAACCTGTCCCCAGTCAACGCTATTTGTTCAATGCAGTGA